A stretch of DNA from Candidatus Pantoea bituminis:
TATCGACCCGGCTACCCGCCGCGATGATCGCCACCGTATCAAGCCCGCCGGGGCTGGTGGCGAGATAGGCTGTCATCAAATCAATGTGTAATACCCGCGTGAGCATCCAGGCTAAACCGCCACACAACAGCATCAGCCCGATGATTGAGATGATCATTTGCGGCAAAGTCCGTAGCGCCAATAAAAACACCGGTCGGGTAAAGCGCAGACCGACGCTCCAGCCAATTAACGCATACGCCAGCGCCAGTAGCCATTCAGGCACCTGCAACAGCGCGACACCGGTTGAGTGCAGAGCGGCACCGACCAACGCAGGCAGAAGCAGCGCACCAGAAGGAATACGCAGCCGGGTGCCGAGCCATGCGCCAGCAAACATCACGCCGAGCGTGATCCAAAACCCCTGATTCAGCGGCGGGAACCAGAGCAGCTCAACACTGTGCGCGGTATCACCCAGCCCTATACGCGCCACAATCGCTGCCGCCGTGGCGACAAAAAGTACGCGTAAATATTGCATGAAAGCCACCAGACGGACGTCCGCGCCAAAATCCCCCGCCATTGCGACCATCGCAGAAGCGCCACCGGGCGACGATCCCCATGCACCCGTTGGTCCGGGTAAATGGCTAAAACGCACCAGCAGAAAACCAGATAAACCGCTAGCGGCCAGCGTCAACACCAATACCGCTAACACGATCGGCCAGTCTTGCAGCAGCGGCGTCAGGATGGATGGCGACAGGCTTTGCGCAATCATGCAGCCCAATACTGCCTGCGCCAGCAGGAAAAACGCTTATTGATACGTAGCGTTGCGCCTGACAATCCCATTACCACGCCGACAATCATCGGCCCAAGCAACAGCGCGGCAGGAACATGAAAATAGTGGAACAGCGCACCCAATAAAATTGACGCGAACAGCAGCAAAGTCCATTGCGCGCGCAACGAGAGAGAATCCATAAGGGAGAAATGTATTGAGGAAACGAGGATTTAGATTACGCAGAATTGCCAGCGGGAGCCAGTAAAACGGGCCGTAATAAACGGCCCGTAACAAAGATTACAACCAGTTTTTACGTTTGAAATAGAGATAAGGCGCCAGCCCGGCAAGGATCATCAGGCCAATGGCTGCCGGATAACCAAAGCTCCATTTCAGCTCAGGCATGAATTCGAAGTTCATGCCGTAGCTTGATGCCACCAGCGTCGGCGGCAGGAAGACCACGGAAACCACCGAGAAGATCTTGATGATGCGGTTCTGTTCAATGTTGATAAAACCCATTGCCGCCTGCATCAGGAAGTTCACTTTCTGGAACAGCGATTCATTATGTGGCAACAGTGATTCGATATCGCGCAGGATTTCACGCGCCTGCTCCAGCTGATTGCCCGGTAAACGCGCCTTGCGCACCAGGAAGTTGAGCGCACGCTGGGTATCCATCAAACACAAACGCACTTTCCAGCCGATATCTTCCAGCTCTGCCAAACGCGACAGCGCCTGATCGTACTCTTCGCCCTGCTGACCTTCCATGATCACCCGGCTCAGTTTTTCCAGCGCGCTGTAGATGTTTTCGATTTCATCCGCCAGCTGTTCAATTTTGGTTTCAAACAGATCGAGCAGCAGTTCAAAGGCGTTGCCGTCGATCAACGTTTGATTACGGGCGCGCATACGATAGAGGCGAAACGCCGGCAGTTCGCGCTCACGCAGCGTATAAAGACGGCCTTCACGAATGGTAAACGCCACAGTGGAGTTACCAGCGTGATCTTCTGCATCTTCATAAAAGAAGAAGGAGTGAATATGCAGGCCATCTTCATCTTCGAAGAAACGCGCAGAGGCTTCGATATCTTCCAGTTCAGGACGCGTCGCCAGACTTTGGCCTAACTCAGTTTGTACCCGCTCACGCTCGCCCTCTTCCGGTTCGATCAAATCGACCCAGACTGAAGAAGTGAGTTGGTGCGTTTCGTCTTCCAGTTCAAGACGCGTCAGGCGGCTGTGATCAAGTTTAAATGCGCTCAGCATAGCAATACTCCCCATTGCAGACTTAATGGGACAAGCCAGTACGCCGTTCTACAAAGCAGAACGGGCACGGCTAACACCTGAACACGGAAACTCACGTTTCAAGGGTAAATCAGTGCTGACTCATGCGACGAGATTAAAGAAGGGAGGTCGCTGATAACCGCTAAGGCTACCCGCGTAAAGAGGTAGCCTTAGATGTTATTCCTGTTAACCAGGTATTCGAGCCAGCATCGACTGGGCGTGTCCAAGGCATTGTCCTCTCATGATAATAGTGGGCGCATGTTACGCTGAGACGAAAAAGTCGTCAACCGATGCTAAAGCGTTTCCAGTTTGGCGTAAGCAGCAACTAACCATTTGATTCCCTGCCCCTGAAACGCCACCTGAAGTCGGCTGTGTTCGCCGCTGCCTTCCAGATTGATGATGGTTCCTTCACCAAATTTGGCATGTTTTACTCGCTGCCCCAGCGCGAAGCCGCTGTCGTTTTTCGTTATTGGCGTTCCCATACGTTGATGGTTGACCGGGCGCGTTACGCTGGCACGCAAACGTACTTCTTCAATGCAGGCTTCCGGTAATTCGCCGATAAAGCGCGAAGGACGGTGATACACCTCTTTACCATATAAGCGACGGGTTTCAGCGTAGGTCAGCGTCAGCTTTTGCATGGCGCGCGTCACGCCAACGTAGGCAAGACGACGCTCTTCTTCCAAACGTCCGCCTTCATCCAGCGACATCTGGCTGGGGAACATGCCCTCTTCCATGCCAACGATAAAGACCTGGCTAAACTCCAGCCCTTTAGCTGAGTGCAGCGTCATTAACTGCACCGCATCCTGCCATTTATCCGCCTGGCCTTCGCCCGCTTCCAGCGCAGCATGCGATAAAAATGCCTGCAGCGGCATCAAATCTTCGTCTTCATCTTGATAGCTGAACTGGCGTGTTGCCGTGACCAGTTCCTCAAGGTTTTCGATACGCGCCTGGCCTTTTTCGCCTTTTTCCTGCTCGTACATCATCCACAGACCTGAATCTTTTATGACCCGATCGGTTTGCACATGCAGCGGCATTTCTGCGGTTTCGGTTGCCAGCGAATCAACCAGCTCACAAAAGCGTTGCAGCGCGGACGCCGCTCGACCCGCTAAGGCGCGCGTCTGCAATAATTCACGCGTCGCTTGCCACAGCGTTAGCTGTTTTTCCCGCGCGGTTTGCCGCACGACATCCAGCGTACGATCGCCCACGCCACGAACGGGGGTATTGACGACGCGCTCGTAGGCCGCGTCATCGTTACGGTTGGCCATCAGTCGCAAATAGGCCAGTGCGTCTTTGATTTCCTGACGCTCGAAGAAGCGCATACCGCCATAAATACGGTACGGCATGCTGCTTTGCAGCAAGGCTTCTTCCAGCACGCGTGACTGAGCATTGCTGCGATAGAGAATGGCGCAATCTATCAGCGCATTGCCGTTTTCGTGCCAGGCTTTGATGCGATTCACCACAAAGCGCGCTTCATCCAGCTCATTAAAGGCGCAGTAAATTGAAATCGGCTCGCCGTCGCTACCATCGGTCCACAGCTCTTTGCCGAGGCGACCGTTGTTATTCGCGATCAAGGCGTTAGCCGATTTCAGAATATTATTGGTTGAGCGATAGTTTTGCTCAAGGCGGATAGTTTCTGCGCCAGCAAAATCTTGCAGAAAGCGCTGGATGTTCTCGACCTGCGCACCACGCCAGCCGTAAATCGACTGATCGTCATCACCGACAATAATGACGCGTCCGCTGTCACCTGCCAGCATGCGGATCCATGCATATTGAATGTTGTTGGTATCCTGAAACTCGTCCACCAGCACGTTGGTAAAACGTTCGCGGTAGTGATTCAGAATGTGCGGCTTGTTAAGCCAGAGTTCATGCGCACGCAGCAACAGCTCGGCAAAATCCACCAATCCAGCACGATCACACGCTTCCTGATAAGCCTGATAAATACGCAGCCAGGTTTGCTCCACCGGATTGCCATAGCTTTCGATATGCTTTGGACGCAGCCCTTCATCTTTTTTGCCGTTGATGTACCACA
This window harbors:
- the corA gene encoding magnesium/cobalt transporter CorA, translated to MLSAFKLDHSRLTRLELEDETHQLTSSVWVDLIEPEEGERERVQTELGQSLATRPELEDIEASARFFEDEDGLHIHSFFFYEDAEDHAGNSTVAFTIREGRLYTLRERELPAFRLYRMRARNQTLIDGNAFELLLDLFETKIEQLADEIENIYSALEKLSRVIMEGQQGEEYDQALSRLAELEDIGWKVRLCLMDTQRALNFLVRKARLPGNQLEQAREILRDIESLLPHNESLFQKVNFLMQAAMGFINIEQNRIIKIFSVVSVVFLPPTLVASSYGMNFEFMPELKWSFGYPAAIGLMILAGLAPYLYFKRKNWL
- the ysgD gene encoding YsgD/CorL family protein, which encodes MDTPSRCWLEYLVNRNNI
- the uvrD gene encoding DNA helicase II, which gives rise to MDVSELLDGLNDKQREAVAAPRNNLLVLAGAGSGKTRVLVHRIAWLLSVENCSPYSIMAVTFTNKAAAEMRHRIEQLIGTSQGGMWIGTFHGLAHRLLRAHHLDANLPQDFQILDSEDQLRLLKRLIKAMNLDDKQWPARQGMWYINGKKDEGLRPKHIESYGNPVEQTWLRIYQAYQEACDRAGLVDFAELLLRAHELWLNKPHILNHYRERFTNVLVDEFQDTNNIQYAWIRMLAGDSGRVIIVGDDDQSIYGWRGAQVENIQRFLQDFAGAETIRLEQNYRSTNNILKSANALIANNNGRLGKELWTDGSDGEPISIYCAFNELDEARFVVNRIKAWHENGNALIDCAILYRSNAQSRVLEEALLQSSMPYRIYGGMRFFERQEIKDALAYLRLMANRNDDAAYERVVNTPVRGVGDRTLDVVRQTAREKQLTLWQATRELLQTRALAGRAASALQRFCELVDSLATETAEMPLHVQTDRVIKDSGLWMMYEQEKGEKGQARIENLEELVTATRQFSYQDEDEDLMPLQAFLSHAALEAGEGQADKWQDAVQLMTLHSAKGLEFSQVFIVGMEEGMFPSQMSLDEGGRLEEERRLAYVGVTRAMQKLTLTYAETRRLYGKEVYHRPSRFIGELPEACIEEVRLRASVTRPVNHQRMGTPITKNDSGFALGQRVKHAKFGEGTIINLEGSGEHSRLQVAFQGQGIKWLVAAYAKLETL